The sequence ATTTActgttattattgctattgttattattttgtgattATATGAAATCTTGTCTACTGCCTTGGAAGAGGCAATGGCACTTTAAAAGGCGATGCTGAACATAAGATATGTTTGAGTTTTAAACAATTGTCCTTTTCCTGCCATCTCGATGCAGCTCCACCCATTTCATAGGAgtgtctcatttaacaacagtgcaggAGAAGAAGTGTCTTTTAGTGGGAACAGGGAATCAGAAGGTGGATTTGATATTACCAActtggtcactttcccaaataactCCTTCATCAGAATGAAGGTTGGATGGATGAATTTGGATGCTCCCCCAGGAAAAGAGTTTTCCATCAATGAAGACAAAATGGTGTGGCACAGGAGTTTTCACCAGGTGGGGCATGATTTCAGCAAGTTGCAACTCCAGTGTGTCCTAAATGTGAAGCTTGCATCTTGGAAGCCTACCTGAGACATAGATCCtgtatttttccccttttattgTTTATGAAAACCTCTATGAATGTTTTGAGGCTCTGATGCCTTGAAGCAGGCCAGGACATAGTTCATTATTATAcacttgtttgtttattgcatttttattccacctttcctttgCTTACTTCCCATCTTATCCTAACaaccaacaaccctgtaaggtagtgtAGACTGAGagcagcagtgactggcccaaggtcacccaatgagtttcatttgaaccctggtcttccacttCCCTGTCTAGCACATTCTTTAAAGATTTCTAGGCCAGCAGAGTGTGACCTAAGCCTAACCTCCAACCAAATTgtttggggagaaagaaaaggaagctgaGCCTGGAGACAGAGGAGGCAGACTTCTGCAGAGAATGGCTGGTTTGGAGGCTACTAATTCTCAAGATATAGTAGCAGAAGTCTGGCAGAGTCCAGCACTATCCTTGGTTTTGAGGCTACTTAAGTTGTGGAATGtgcgtggcactgtggtctaaaccacagagcctagggttgcctgatcagaaggttggcggttcgaatcccagtgacagtgtgagctcctgttgctcagtccctgctcctgccaacctagcagttcaaaagcatgtcaaagtgcaagtagaaaaataggtaccgctccagtggaaaagtaaacagcgtttccatgcgctgctctggttcaccagaagcggctttgtcatgctggccacatgacccagaagctgtaggccggctccctctgccaataaagtgagatgagcgccgctaccccagagactggacctaaaggtcaggggtccctataccttaaCTTGTGTTACGATTGTCTCTTGGCCCAGTGTATTTAGTCTGGGGTTTTCAGTCCCCAACATTTgtgctttttcagctggaaaaACTGAAGGAACCTGAAATAAGTAGCTGCTTATTTAAATCACTTAGGATGTCAAAACATCCTTTCAACTCTACTTTAAAATCTTGTATTTTTCCAAATAATAGTATTATTTGGAAATAATAGTATTTTTTGTTCAGGTggactccctcccttcctttgatttttaataaaaacacacacattgaaaTGGCCATTACTTCATTTTCAGAGCCACAAAAACATCTTCTGTCTCATTAGATGCCATTAATGTCTGTTGCCAGCTCATTGCTTTCAAAATTCTCTTAATATTCAGCAGGCCATTTCTCCCATCCACTTGATCCCTTGCACCCCAGAAAATGGAGTTCAGCTTCTCCAAATGTCCATTATTTCCCCTGTGCTAAATATTTCCTAATGGTTAATTAAAATTCACAGGTGCCACCCCTCTctcaatgcaacaaaaattgcccttctggtactaggagaaaaaagaaggaaggggagaaattctgctgctatgattgtgctccgtGTTCAGAAGGCAAGATTTCATACCAGAAAGGTAGGAGACATTAGGTTGCTTTCAGATAACTCAGGTTTCCTGCGAGGGATCTGTGGCAGTGTGAAAGGTGTCACAGTTGCTGCTATTGATGTAGGTCTGATTTCCATAGTAATTGAAATTCACAGACTTGGAGCTCTTCATTGCAACCAGCTGATGGCCCAGCAACGAGGCCCAGCATTTTCAAAGAGGTGCTTTGCAAGCCCAAATGATCAGATGATGGTTGGGGTTTACAAAGCACACTGTTACCTGCCCTACACCTAACATTAGAGATGACATCAGATACAGGGCCGGTAGGTGTAACTTGCTAAAATggccccatgggccagaggtttTCTATCACTGGATTACCTGGGTGGTGATGGAGATGAGTTGCACCGGTGCACCTGCAAAGCACAGGCCTCCTGCTGTCCAGACCCACCACCTTACTGTCCAGGCAAGCGACTGTGAGATCATTGTCTGTGGGAGGGGCGTCCAAAGCCCTTTCTCCCCTTGCTAGTCACTCCTGTGTCTGAAAAGGATCGTCTCTTGCACATCCAACTGATAAGTCCCATACTGCCAGGAGGATGTATACCTACTCAGAAGTTGCACCCTTAAAGGGaatcctttcttcttttcagacATGAATGACTGTGTCGGATGCTCAGAAGATCACTATCCAAACAGGAaccaaacacaatgcattccaAAGTCCATCAGCTTCTTGACTTTGGAAGAACCGCTTGGGATGAGCTTAGCTTTTGGCTCCGTATTCTCCTCTTTGCTGACCATATTGTCCCTTGCCATCTTTATGAAGCATCAGGACACACCGATTGTCAGGGCCAAtaatcgggacctcacctacgttctcctcctgtctctccttctctgttttctctgccccctcatcttcctcagcCGACCAGACCGAGTGACCTGCCTTGTCCGACAAATGGCTTTTGGTGTGGTTTTCACAGtgactgtttcttgtgtgttggccaaaaccatcaccgttgttctggcattcatggccaccaaaccagggtccagaatgaggaaatgggtggggaaaagactggcaagcgCCATTGTGTTGACTTGTACTATTATCCAAGCTGGTATTTGCACTGTGTGGCTGggaacctctcccccatttccccattttgacaagcactctgtgacgggagaaattattctggaatgtaatgaagggtcagctgccatgttttactgtgtcctgggctacatgggcctcctggccattgtcagttttgttgtagcatttttagccaggaaactgcctgacagcttcaatgaggccaaattcatcaccttcagcatgttgttgttttgtagtgtttggatctcctttgttCCGGTCTACCTGAGCTCCAAGGGAaaacacatggtggctgtggagatcttctccatcttggtctccagtgctggtttactgggttccatcttttcccccaaatgctacattatcataTTGAGGCCTGATCTGAATGACAAACAGCAGTTAATAAAGAAGAAATAGCAAAATATCCTGTTGTCACTATTTTTTGTTATCCTGGAATATGGGTAATGATTTTGCTGCTGTCTCCTTgatataatttcattttatttgtttgttgaacttcttatgtgcataaaaataataatcagatggttctcccccacccccccgagATGTGGTCCCCACCTTTGGGAGCCCAAGGGCACAATTGGAAAACTAAGGAACTTTTGTGGACACAAAAAAATACCAATTTCACAGAAAAAGTGTGGTGGTGTCCAGAAACTCCACCTCCaccctttcttgtaacatgaatccattagtttgggtcctactctctgtagcaggagaaaagcttgctgcatcttccatgtgacagccctttttcctttttccaggctaaacatacccagctccctcaaccgttcctcataaggcttggtttcccaccCATCGTGTTCCTggctgtcctcctctgcacatgtacaGGACACATTTTACCTCATGAAAATATAATGGGGGACTTTGAGAAAAGCCTGACTGAACTCAAAATAGACTATGACCACagtattcccctgatccaccacatTTGTAAtgccataaaaaagaaaataaatgagattGGTCTGGTATGAC comes from Podarcis raffonei isolate rPodRaf1 chromosome 13, rPodRaf1.pri, whole genome shotgun sequence and encodes:
- the LOC128400299 gene encoding vomeronasal type-2 receptor 26-like, with amino-acid sequence MSNSHCSVVPKYYQQILALVFAVKEINKNSNILPNVTLGFHIFDSYFSERMTYWATLELLSTHYTFVPNYQCDKQKYLMAVIGGLDFEISLHMAAILGVYKIPQLTYGSFAPEDAGQSQSTPFYRMVPNEAHQYTGIVELLLHFGWTWVGLLAVDSESGEKFMEILQTLLFQRGICLAFSERIPKGSYFEEYYHMIPQWLQAYLAIAESKANAVVVYGEAKSFYFLQLWLAAGGAENVTSMEKVWIMSAQLDFSSVAFQMSQSMQPFHGSICFTVQSNEVQGFKTLLDSLNPFMAGEDGFLQQFWLQTFYCFFSKSSTEFSEPCTGLEKLDSLPPSGFEMSMTGHSYSIYNAVYVVAHALHDAMYRSSKKDRGIVRRWRPQLQKLQPWQLHPFHRSVSFNNSAGEEVSFSGNRESEGGFDITNLVTFPNNSFIRMKVGWMNLDAPPGKEFSINEDKMVWHRSFHQVPPLSQCNKNCPSGTRRKKKEGEKFCCYDCAPCSEGKISYQKDMNDCVGCSEDHYPNRNQTQCIPKSISFLTLEEPLGMSLAFGSVFSSLLTILSLAIFMKHQDTPIVRANNRDLTYVLLLSLLLCFLCPLIFLSRPDRVTCLVRQMAFGVVFTVTVSCVLAKTITVVLAFMATKPGSRMRKWVGKRLASAIVLTCTIIQAGICTVWLGTSPPFPHFDKHSVTGEIILECNEGSAAMFYCVLGYMGLLAIVSFVVAFLARKLPDSFNEAKFITFSMLLFCSVWISFVPVYLSSKGKHMVAVEIFSILVSSAGLLGSIFSPKCYIIILRPDLNDKQQLIKKK